Within the Hypericibacter adhaerens genome, the region CAACAAGCCCCAGAGCGCGCCCAGCAGGCTCAGGCCCGCGCCGGGTCCGACATAGGCGAAAGCGGGCGCCGCAACCGTCGCGGCCGTCAGGATCACGGCGGCGACGAGAACGATCTTGGCCATGCGAATTCTCCTTTCCTGCTATCCTCCCCCGATCCGTCCCATTCCCTTCATTGCGGCCCGAGCCAGGCCTTGACCTCGTCGCCCGGGACCCGCTGGCCGCTGGCGAGGATCGGGATGCGCCGATCCGAAAGGCCCGCCCGCACCGGGTTGATATATTCCCAGGCGACCTCGTCCTTCGCGGTCACCTCGAGCATCCGCCCGCCGTCGGATTCGGTGATCAGCGTGTTGCCATTGGGCAGGCGCTGCGCGTTCGAGCGCAGTACGCTCTCGAGCGGACGGTCGCCTGTGCCCTGGTACTGCCAGGCGACGGCCCCGTCGGCGGGATCGATCTCCAGCACGCGCGAGCTGCCGGCATTGCCGACATTGCCCAGGTTGTCGAACAGCAGGATATGGCCGTTCGCCAGCAGCGAGGGATCATGCTGGCCCATCCAGGAGCCGCGCAGCTCCCAGACGAAGCGCCCCTCGTTCGGATCGAGCACGGCGAGCAGGCTCGGCTCGCGGAAGGAGAGCAGCACGTCGCCGGCCTTCCAGCCGGCGGGCGCCGCGGTGCCGACCCTGTCGATCGGCTTGGCCGCGTTGGTATGGAGCGGATCCTGGCGCGCATAGTCGGAGAGCGCCGCCAGGAACTTCCGATAGGGCGAGGCCGCCATGGCGTCGAGCAGCGAGATCTTCTTCTCGACCTCGCCGTCGGGCGAGAGCACCACCAGGAAATCCTCGAGCATCGGCGTCTCGAGCTGTGGCAGGCCGGGAACCGGCTCGCTGCGCAGGCGATGCGTCAGGGTGTAGATGCGGCCGTCGGCGCCGACCTCGACATCGTGATGTACGCGGTCGAGATATTTCCAGATCACGTGCGAATCCTTCGTCATCTTGACCAGCCCCAGCCCCCAGGGCGTGTCGCCCACGCCGCTATAGACGGCGAGCAGATCGCCGTTGGGATAGAGATGGACCTTGTCGAAGGAGACGAAGGCGTCGGGCCGCGGCTTCTCGACGACCGAGCTCGAATCCCAGACCTGGCTGAAGGGCAGGCGCCATTCATGGATGATGCGGCCCTCCATGTCGGTCAGGTAGGCGGCCGCCTCGTTCCCGGCGCTGTAGAGCGTGTAGCCGGCGAAGGCCTTGCCGGCGTCATAGGCGGTGACGCCGCGCCCGTCGCTGCGCGCATCGGCCCAGAGGTCGGTCTGCAGCGGATTGTCGTAATGGACCGTCTTGTCGTAGAGCGCCCAGCCGGCGCTGTAGGCGTTCTTCAGCAGTCCATAGGGCGGCAGCCGGTCGAGCACCACATAAGCGCCGCCGACGAAGGCGAGAAAGCAGCAGCAGAGCGTGAAGAGGACGGCCCCGGCGACGCCCCCGCCGCCGCGCTCCGGCTCGGCCGGGCCGGACAGCCGCGGGCGCACGTCATCATGGCCCCATCCCCGGCCAAAGGATGGCGTGGGACCGAGAAGCGTCGGGTCGAGCTGAGGACGGTCCAGCGACATGAGGAGCAACGTGACCGAAACGAGGACGAAAGGGATCGCTTGCGGCCCGCTGTGATCAGGCGAAGAGAATCACGTTCCGAATGGCCGAGAGGCTTCGGTTGATGACCGCACAACATTCTCTTAACCGCAAATATCGAGGCGGGAACGGTTTCGCAACCGCTTGCGATGTGGCGAGTTTGTGGCTCGCGCGGGTACCGGCGGATTTCGCGGGCGCAGCGCAGCAGGCTCGGGCCGCCGCGAGGGGCGGGTTTCACCGCATTTCGGCGAAGGGCAGGAAATCCAGGAGGTCGCCCGGGGCTACCTCGGTCACATCCTCCGCGATCTCGATCAGTCCCGCGGCGGCCGTCATCGAGGTGAGGATGGCCGAGCTTTCCTGCTCGAAGCGCTGCAGCCTCTGCCGGCCGTTGCCGTCGGTCTCGACCCAGCCGCGCAGGAACTCGCGGCGGTCGCGCTTCTTGCGGAGCGCGAAGGCGGCGGGCAGGCGATAGCGGACCGGCTCCAGATCCTTCGCGCCCATCAACCCCAGGATCAGCGGCCGCGCGATCCGCAGATAGGTCACCATCGCCGCGACCGGATTGCCGGGCAGGCCGATGAAGGGCACCGCGCGGTCCGCGGCGTCGATCTGGCCCAGCGCCACGGGACGCCCCGGCTTGATCGCGAGCCGCCAGACATGCAGCCGGCCCATCGACAGGAGGGCCGCCTTGACATGATCTTCCTCGCCGCTCGAGACGCCGCCCGAGGTCAGCAGCAGATCGTGATCGCGCGCGGCTACCTGCAGCGCCAGGCGCACCGCGTCGGGCCGGTCGGGCAGGATGCCGAGATCGCCGACCGCGGCACCGCTTTGGCGCAGCAGGGCGCCCAGGACATAGCGGTTGGAATCGTGGATCGTGCCCGCGCCCAGCGGTTGGCCCGGCTCGGCCAGCTCGTCCCCGGTCGAGAACAGCGCGACCCTCAGGCGCGCCCGCAACGGAATCACGGCTTGTCCCGCCGCGGCAGCGAGCCCGATCTCCTGCGGCCGCAGCCGTTGGCCCGCCTCGAGGATCTTGCGGCCGGCCCGGATATCCTCGCCGCGCCGGCGCCGGTTGCGGCCGCGCTCGAGGCCCGCCGGGATCACGACGGTTCCCTCTTCGATGCGGCATTCCTCCTGCATCGCCACCGTGTCGGGCCCGGGCGCGGCTTGAAGGCCCGCCGGCATCATCGCGCCGGTGAAGATGCGCACGGCGGTGCCGCGCGCCTGAAGCCCCGCCAGCGGATGTCCCGCGGCGGCGCGGCCGGCGATCGGCAGGCGGGTTTCGCCCGTCGGGTTCAGATCCTCGCCATAGACCGCATAGCCGTCGACGGCGGCGTTGTCATGGCCCGGCACGTCGAAGCCGGCGACGATATCCGCCGCCAGGATGCGGCCCAGCGCCGCCTCCAACGGCAGGCGCTCGATCCCGACGACGGGGCGGATGCGCGCGCAGAGCAGCGCCAGCGCGGCTCCCAGCGTCATCAGCGGCTCGCTGCCGGAGAAGCAGTCTCGATCGAGCGGCTGGCTCATTCGGCCGACCGGCCGGCCCTTAGCCCGCAATGCCGGATGACGAAATCGGCGATCGCCTTGATGTCGTCGAGCGGCAGCACCGGCAGGGTGACGCCGGGCAGGGCCGTGTCGCTGGCGACCGCGACGATATGCGGGTCCTCGGGATGAATCAGGGGCTTGCCGTTGGCCTGGCGGTGCACTTCGAGCTTGGGATGCGGCTCGCGCTTGAAGCCTTCGATGAGCACCAGATCGACGGGGGTCATATGCCGCATCAAGTCGGCTGCGCCCGGTTCCGGCTCGCCCCGGATCTCGTGCATCAGGGCCCAGCGATGGGCCGATGCGACCATGACCTCCTTGGCGCCGGCCGAGCGATGGACATAGGAGTCCTTCCCGGGCTGGTCGATGTCGAAGCTGTGATGGGCGTGCTTCATGGTCGAGACCGTGAGCCCGCGCCCGATCAGCTCGGGCAGGAGACGCATCATCAAGGTGGTCTTGCCGCTGCCGCTCCAGCCGGCGAGGCCCATCACCTTCATCGCGAGCCCTGGCTCTCGCTCTGCATATGCTTGAGGCCGGTGACGAGATAGTCGTAGCCGGTGACGAGCGTCAGGATGGCGGCGATCCAGAAGCCGATCTCGCCGATCAGCTTGACCGGCAGCACCGCCGGCCCGGCATCGCCCAGGATGAGGAATCCCAGCGCGATCATCTGCACCGTGGTCTTCCATTTGGCGAGCATGGAGACCGGCACGCCCACGCGCAGCTCGGCCAGGAACTCGCGCAAGCCCGAGACCAGGATCTCGCGGCAGAGGATCACCACGCCGGCGAGCACGGTCCAGCCCGAGATATAACCCAACGCCGTCATCACCACGATCGCGGCCGCGACCAGGAGCTTGTCGGCGATGGGATCGAGAAAGCGGCCCAGGGCCGAGGTCTGGCTCAGGCTGCGCGCCAGATGGCCGTCGAGATAGTCGGTGATGCAGGCGACCGCATAGACCACGCAGGCCGCCCAGCGCCAGATGTCCCCCGGCAGGTAAAGCAGCGCCACGAGCAGCGGGATGGCGACGATTCGGGAGAGCGTCAGCAGGTTGGGCAGGCTGGTGATCATGGCGTTGAAAGGACGGGTCTTTTGGGAGGCCGGCAGGGCTGTCTGGCGGTCGCCGGCGGGGGCGGGGGGAGTTTAGGGGGTGGCGCCGGATTTGTCATGGCTGGCCCGGCCGGGCGTTACGAGCGCTGGAAATGGTCGTAGATCTTCTGGGCGACCGTCTCGCTGATGCCCTCCACCTGGGCGAGGTCGGTGAGGCCGGCGCGGGCCACGGCGGCGGCCGAGCCGAAATGCAGCAGCAGCGCCTTCTTGCGCTTGGCGCCGATGCCGGGGATCTCGTCCAGCAGGGACTGGCCGATCTGCTTCGAGCGCTTGGCGCGATGGGTTCCGATCGCGAAGCGGTGCGCCTCGTCGCGCAGGCGCTGCAGGAAATAGAGCACCGGGTCCTTGGGCTCGAGGCTGAAGGGCGGCTTGCCCGGCATGAAGAAACGCTCGCGGCCCGCATCGCGGTCGGGCCCCTTGGCGATGGCGACGATCGGCACGTCGTCGATGCCGAGCTCGGCGAAGACCTCGAGCGCCGAATTGAGCTGCCCCTGGCCGCCATCGAGCATGACCAGATCCGGCCAAGTGCCGCGCTCGCGCTCGGGATCCTCCTTGAGCGCGCGGGCGAAGCGGCGCTGCATCACCTCGCGCATCATCGCGTAATCGTCGCCGCCGGTCGGCGGCGGCAGCGCCGCCACGATCTCGGCCGGCGTCGCCTCCGCCTCGCTCGCGAGCGGCGCCGGCGCGAAGGCATCGGAGAGCTCGTTGAGCCTGGCCGAGGCCGCCGGCGTCTCGGGCGGCTTGGTCCTGCCCTTGGCCGTGCCGCCGCCGATCGAGAATTTCCGATAGGCGTTCTTGATGAAGCCGTCGGGGCCGGCCACGATCATGCAGCCATAGGCATTGCGGCCCTGGATGTGGCTGTTGTCATAGACCTCGATCCGGTCGGGCGGGCCGTCCAGACCCAGCTTCTGCGCCACCCCGTCGAGCAGCTGGCGCTGGGTGGAATTCTCCGCCATGCGCCGTGCCAGCGCCTCGCGCGCATTGGCCAGCGCATGATCGATCACGCGGCGCTTCGAGCCGCGCTGCGGCACCAGCAGCTCGACCTTGCGGTTTGCGGAGACGCCGAGCGCCTCCTGCAGCAGCGCCTCCTCGGCGGGCCTGTCGCTGAGCAGGATCAGCCGCGGCGGTGTCTTGTTCTCGTAGAACTGGCCGATGAAGGCGGCCAGCACCTCGTCCAGCGCGGTCTCGCGGTCGTGGGACGGGAAATAGGAGCGGTTGCCGTAGTTGGAGCCGGCGCGGAAGAAGAACACCTGCACGCAAGTCTGGCCGCCCGCCTGGTGGATGGCGATGACATCGGCCTCGTCGATATCCTCGACATTGATGTCCTGATGCGCCTGCACCTGCGCCAGTGCGCGGATGCGGTCGCGCAGCCGGGCGGCGGTCTCGAAATCGAGCGCTTCGCTCGCGGCCTGCATGGCCTGGGCCAGGCGCTGCTGCACGGCCCGGCTCTGGCCCGCCAGGAAATCATGCGCCTCGGCCACGAGCTGCGCATAGTCGGCTTCGCCGATGCGGCCGACACAGGGCGCCGAGCAGCGCTTGATCTGAAAGAGCAGGCAGGGCCGGGTGCGGGTCGCGTAGACGCTGTCGGAGCAGGAGCGCAGCAGGAAGGCGCGCTGCAGTGCGGTCAGGGTGCGGTTGACGGCGCCGGCCGACGCGAAGGGGCCGAAATACTCGCCCGGCCGCGAGCGGGCGCCGCGGTGCTTGGTGATCTGCGGTGCCGGATGATCGGCTGTCACAAGAATGTAAGGAAACGACTTGTCGTCGCGGAGCTGCACGTTGTAGCGGGGCCGCAGCCGCTTCACGAGATTGCTCTCGAGCAGCAGCGCTTCCACCTCGGTGTGAGTCACCACCACCTCGAGGTGATGCGTTTCCGCCACCATGCGCCGGAGCCGGATCGGCAGCCGATCGATCTGGATGTAGGAGGTGACGCGCCGCTTCAGATTCCGGGCCTTGCCCACATAAAGCGCGTCGCCCGCCGCGTTCAGCATCCGGTAGACGCCGGGCGAGGAGGGCAGGGTCTTCAGATGGGCTTCGAGCACCGCGACCCCTTCGGCCAGGCTCTGAACGCGCATGCGCCGGGCCGGCGTGCCCGCGGCATCTCCGGCCTCGGTCA harbors:
- the pgsA gene encoding CDP-diacylglycerol--glycerol-3-phosphate 3-phosphatidyltransferase — translated: MITSLPNLLTLSRIVAIPLLVALLYLPGDIWRWAACVVYAVACITDYLDGHLARSLSQTSALGRFLDPIADKLLVAAAIVVMTALGYISGWTVLAGVVILCREILVSGLREFLAELRVGVPVSMLAKWKTTVQMIALGFLILGDAGPAVLPVKLIGEIGFWIAAILTLVTGYDYLVTGLKHMQSESQGSR
- a CDS encoding arylsulfotransferase family protein, coding for MRPRLSGPAEPERGGGGVAGAVLFTLCCCFLAFVGGAYVVLDRLPPYGLLKNAYSAGWALYDKTVHYDNPLQTDLWADARSDGRGVTAYDAGKAFAGYTLYSAGNEAAAYLTDMEGRIIHEWRLPFSQVWDSSSVVEKPRPDAFVSFDKVHLYPNGDLLAVYSGVGDTPWGLGLVKMTKDSHVIWKYLDRVHHDVEVGADGRIYTLTHRLRSEPVPGLPQLETPMLEDFLVVLSPDGEVEKKISLLDAMAASPYRKFLAALSDYARQDPLHTNAAKPIDRVGTAAPAGWKAGDVLLSFREPSLLAVLDPNEGRFVWELRGSWMGQHDPSLLANGHILLFDNLGNVGNAGSSRVLEIDPADGAVAWQYQGTGDRPLESVLRSNAQRLPNGNTLITESDGGRMLEVTAKDEVAWEYINPVRAGLSDRRIPILASGQRVPGDEVKAWLGPQ
- the mobB gene encoding molybdopterin-guanine dinucleotide biosynthesis protein B, which produces MKVMGLAGWSGSGKTTLMMRLLPELIGRGLTVSTMKHAHHSFDIDQPGKDSYVHRSAGAKEVMVASAHRWALMHEIRGEPEPGAADLMRHMTPVDLVLIEGFKREPHPKLEVHRQANGKPLIHPEDPHIVAVASDTALPGVTLPVLPLDDIKAIADFVIRHCGLRAGRSAE
- the uvrC gene encoding excinuclease ABC subunit UvrC encodes the protein MRVQSLAEGVAVLEAHLKTLPSSPGVYRMLNAAGDALYVGKARNLKRRVTSYIQIDRLPIRLRRMVAETHHLEVVVTHTEVEALLLESNLVKRLRPRYNVQLRDDKSFPYILVTADHPAPQITKHRGARSRPGEYFGPFASAGAVNRTLTALQRAFLLRSCSDSVYATRTRPCLLFQIKRCSAPCVGRIGEADYAQLVAEAHDFLAGQSRAVQQRLAQAMQAASEALDFETAARLRDRIRALAQVQAHQDINVEDIDEADVIAIHQAGGQTCVQVFFFRAGSNYGNRSYFPSHDRETALDEVLAAFIGQFYENKTPPRLILLSDRPAEEALLQEALGVSANRKVELLVPQRGSKRRVIDHALANAREALARRMAENSTQRQLLDGVAQKLGLDGPPDRIEVYDNSHIQGRNAYGCMIVAGPDGFIKNAYRKFSIGGGTAKGRTKPPETPAASARLNELSDAFAPAPLASEAEATPAEIVAALPPPTGGDDYAMMREVMQRRFARALKEDPERERGTWPDLVMLDGGQGQLNSALEVFAELGIDDVPIVAIAKGPDRDAGRERFFMPGKPPFSLEPKDPVLYFLQRLRDEAHRFAIGTHRAKRSKQIGQSLLDEIPGIGAKRKKALLLHFGSAAAVARAGLTDLAQVEGISETVAQKIYDHFQRS
- a CDS encoding molybdopterin molybdotransferase MoeA, with the translated sequence MSQPLDRDCFSGSEPLMTLGAALALLCARIRPVVGIERLPLEAALGRILAADIVAGFDVPGHDNAAVDGYAVYGEDLNPTGETRLPIAGRAAAGHPLAGLQARGTAVRIFTGAMMPAGLQAAPGPDTVAMQEECRIEEGTVVIPAGLERGRNRRRRGEDIRAGRKILEAGQRLRPQEIGLAAAAGQAVIPLRARLRVALFSTGDELAEPGQPLGAGTIHDSNRYVLGALLRQSGAAVGDLGILPDRPDAVRLALQVAARDHDLLLTSGGVSSGEEDHVKAALLSMGRLHVWRLAIKPGRPVALGQIDAADRAVPFIGLPGNPVAAMVTYLRIARPLILGLMGAKDLEPVRYRLPAAFALRKKRDRREFLRGWVETDGNGRQRLQRFEQESSAILTSMTAAAGLIEIAEDVTEVAPGDLLDFLPFAEMR